From Variimorphobacter saccharofermentans, one genomic window encodes:
- a CDS encoding S8 family peptidase has translation MTADEKERIISNDYADLLIAYGGNLSLLQGFDNATIQIINYLHAVVHLPVAQITQETILGLGYASLPSVFGLISEASLEASGVTRLRNIPNFNLRGQGILLGIIDSGIDYTNPVFKNADNTTRILSIWDQTIQSDNVPAIANYGTEYTREQINEALQSETPLDIVPSTDEVGHGTMLAGIAGGSAVPESNFTGVAPEVDFVVVKLKPAKQNIKKFFLIPEDAICYQENDIIFGLEYLVNVALSLNRPIAICIALGTSQGAHDGRGTLSSYLSLIAEYVGFAVVVAAGNEGSARRHYFGTVDHVLGYDMVELNVGENEPGFSMELWGRTPFLFTVDIQSPSGEYIPRIVPRLDEHRQITFIFEPTIINIDYQMVESQSGDQLILMRFQNPAPGIWRFRVYGSRMFDETFHIWLPMTGFISDDTYFIRSDPYTTILSLGNAPVPLTVTAYDTVDDSLYVNASRGYSRIGDIKPELAAPGVSILAPNLEHGFNEVTGTSASAAHTTGVAAMFLEWAIVRGNQQAVNTQQMKVFMIRGAKRNLEIEYPNRDWGYGILDIYNVFDALRRGV, from the coding sequence ATGACAGCTGATGAGAAAGAGAGAATAATCAGTAATGATTACGCAGATTTATTAATAGCATATGGCGGTAATTTGAGTTTGCTTCAGGGCTTCGATAATGCGACGATTCAGATAATAAACTATCTCCACGCAGTAGTTCATTTACCGGTTGCGCAGATAACGCAGGAAACAATACTGGGCTTAGGCTATGCTTCATTACCATCCGTTTTTGGCCTCATCAGTGAAGCCAGTCTGGAGGCTTCCGGCGTAACCAGATTACGCAATATACCAAACTTCAATTTACGAGGACAGGGAATTCTATTGGGTATTATCGATTCCGGAATAGATTATACGAATCCAGTTTTTAAAAATGCAGATAATACAACTAGAATTCTTTCCATATGGGATCAGACCATTCAAAGCGATAACGTTCCGGCAATCGCTAACTACGGAACGGAGTATACCAGGGAACAGATAAACGAAGCACTGCAAAGTGAAACACCATTAGATATTGTTCCAAGTACGGATGAAGTTGGACACGGTACTATGCTGGCAGGAATCGCAGGGGGCAGTGCAGTACCGGAAAGTAATTTTACCGGTGTAGCACCGGAGGTGGATTTTGTAGTAGTAAAGCTCAAACCAGCAAAGCAAAATATAAAGAAGTTCTTTCTAATACCGGAGGATGCAATCTGTTACCAGGAAAATGACATCATATTCGGATTGGAATATCTGGTTAATGTAGCCCTTTCCTTAAATCGACCCATCGCAATCTGTATCGCCTTGGGTACTTCTCAGGGAGCACACGACGGCAGAGGAACGTTGAGCAGTTATTTATCATTGATTGCAGAATATGTGGGGTTTGCGGTTGTTGTGGCAGCAGGCAATGAGGGTAGTGCAAGAAGGCACTACTTTGGTACCGTTGATCATGTGCTTGGATATGATATGGTAGAATTGAATGTGGGAGAGAATGAACCAGGTTTTTCAATGGAACTATGGGGTCGGACACCATTTCTTTTTACGGTAGACATTCAATCACCCTCTGGCGAGTATATTCCCAGAATTGTGCCGAGACTGGATGAACATCGACAGATAACCTTTATCTTTGAACCAACAATCATTAATATAGATTATCAAATGGTTGAATCTCAAAGCGGAGATCAGTTGATTTTGATGCGATTTCAAAATCCAGCCCCTGGTATTTGGAGATTTCGAGTATATGGAAGCAGAATGTTTGATGAAACCTTTCACATATGGCTGCCTATGACGGGATTTATATCGGATGATACCTATTTTATTCGTTCGGATCCCTATACAACAATTCTATCCCTTGGAAATGCACCTGTTCCGCTTACAGTAACAGCGTATGATACAGTGGATGACAGCTTGTATGTTAATGCTAGCAGGGGCTATTCAAGAATAGGAGACATTAAACCGGAGCTAGCAGCTCCGGGGGTTTCTATTCTGGCACCGAATCTGGAGCACGGCTTTAATGAGGTCACAGGAACGAGTGCTAGTGCAGCACATACTACAGGTGTCGCAGCTATGTTTCTCGAATGGGCCATTGTCAGAGGAAATCAGCAGGCTGTGAATACCCAGCAAATGAAAGTCTTTATGATCAGAGGAGCCAAAAGGAATTTAGAAATTGAGTACCCGAACCGGGATTGGGGATATGGCATACTGGATATTTATAATGTATTTGATGCATTAAGAAGAGGGGTGTAA
- a CDS encoding S8 family peptidase encodes MTEEERFKITDNNFYDLLVEYDRNTRIFEQFPQGTPHIINSRFAVIYMPMETVTVQTIPRLGFFKVPGAYGLMSKASLDASGITRIRTSPVFNLRGSGVIIGILDTGIDYTNPVFIKPDGTSKIIALWDQTIESEQPPLPYFYGTEYLNETINEALASENPLEVVPSTDENGHGTMLAGIAVGNEDEENDFSGVVPDADLIVVKLKQMKQLIRDANLIPPDVPAYQENDLMWGIQYIVTTARRLQRPLSICIGMGSSLGAHTGRSPLGAMTSAVADYSGVVVTVAAGNEGNGRRHFFSTINPSIGYATMELNVAEGETGFIMEVWGAAPNTYSVDILSPSGEYVPRIEESIRVNRTISFIFERTQIYLDYIMVEPIVGDQVIYLRFANPTPGVWRFQVYSRGEFEGSVNAWLPIRDFVLQDTYFIQSNPYTTITSPGNAMTPMTVTAYNTANNNLYPNASRGYSRTGIIKPEFAAPGVNIKAPTLNKGFARMTGTGAAAAHTAGVAAMLLEWGIVRGNYSGVDTVEIKNFIIRGARRSDNLIYPNRDWGYGILDVFNVFDVLRSVI; translated from the coding sequence ATGACTGAGGAAGAACGTTTTAAAATAACGGATAATAATTTTTATGATCTATTGGTGGAATACGACAGAAATACCCGGATTTTTGAACAGTTTCCTCAGGGTACCCCACATATTATCAATAGTCGCTTTGCAGTAATCTACATGCCCATGGAGACAGTCACTGTCCAGACAATTCCTAGACTTGGCTTCTTTAAGGTGCCTGGTGCTTATGGACTTATGAGTAAAGCAAGTTTGGATGCTTCCGGTATTACAAGGATTCGCACCTCACCAGTATTCAATCTTCGGGGAAGTGGGGTAATTATAGGTATTCTTGACACTGGCATTGATTATACGAATCCGGTATTTATTAAGCCGGATGGAACCAGTAAAATAATTGCATTATGGGATCAGACCATAGAAAGCGAACAGCCGCCCTTACCCTACTTCTATGGTACGGAATATCTAAATGAAACAATAAATGAGGCTTTAGCAAGTGAAAATCCATTGGAAGTAGTGCCTAGTACAGATGAAAATGGACACGGCACGATGCTGGCAGGAATCGCTGTTGGAAATGAGGACGAGGAAAATGATTTCAGCGGAGTGGTCCCAGATGCGGACCTAATAGTTGTAAAACTAAAACAGATGAAACAGTTAATTCGAGATGCAAACTTAATTCCTCCAGATGTTCCTGCGTATCAAGAAAATGATCTCATGTGGGGAATTCAATATATCGTAACAACAGCGAGAAGGCTCCAGAGGCCGTTATCCATATGTATAGGTATGGGATCCAGTCTGGGGGCTCATACAGGAAGAAGTCCTCTCGGTGCCATGACTTCTGCGGTTGCAGATTACAGTGGGGTTGTAGTTACTGTCGCTGCAGGAAATGAAGGAAATGGTAGAAGACACTTTTTCAGCACGATTAATCCGAGCATAGGCTATGCCACGATGGAGTTGAATGTAGCGGAGGGGGAGACGGGTTTTATCATGGAAGTATGGGGTGCTGCGCCCAATACCTACTCAGTAGATATTCTATCACCCTCAGGGGAGTATGTACCAAGAATTGAAGAAAGTATACGTGTCAATCGAACGATTTCGTTTATATTTGAACGAACGCAAATATATCTGGATTACATAATGGTAGAGCCCATCGTTGGAGATCAGGTGATTTATCTACGGTTTGCTAATCCGACTCCTGGAGTCTGGAGATTTCAGGTTTATTCCAGAGGAGAGTTTGAAGGTTCTGTAAATGCATGGCTGCCTATAAGAGATTTTGTATTACAGGATACTTATTTTATACAATCAAATCCTTATACAACCATAACCTCACCGGGGAATGCCATGACACCAATGACAGTAACAGCTTATAATACTGCAAACAATAACTTATATCCCAATGCAAGCAGAGGGTATTCCAGAACAGGAATTATTAAGCCGGAGTTTGCTGCGCCGGGTGTAAATATTAAGGCTCCAACCCTGAATAAAGGATTTGCACGTATGACTGGCACGGGAGCGGCGGCAGCACATACCGCCGGGGTGGCTGCCATGCTGTTAGAATGGGGAATTGTAAGAGGAAATTACTCGGGAGTCGATACGGTGGAGATTAAGAACTTTATTATCCGAGGAGCCAGAAGAAGTGATAACCTGATCTATCCGAACAGAGACTGGGGATATGGAATTCTTGATGTCTTCAATGTTTTTGATGTGTTGCGTTCGGTTATCTAA
- a CDS encoding LiaF transmembrane domain-containing protein — MRNKISNSLWGLFLIAIGIGIAGDVLNIWDFQLFFDGWWTFLIIIPCFISMIQSGFGFGSTCGFIIGVVWFLSYHINFNFSIWRLIIPGILILIGLRIMFQGAFRKGPSHFNQSFQSDGNTTQQNFTGAGKTEYSAIFSSNKVHVTDQFVGTNLNAIFGAVVLDLRDAIITGDIEINASAIFGGIDIYLPGGLKVKTNNVPIFGGISNKYDQSMDPNAPTVYLNSTCMFGGIDIK; from the coding sequence ATGAGAAATAAAATATCTAATTCATTGTGGGGGTTATTTCTGATAGCAATCGGTATAGGAATAGCAGGAGATGTTCTGAATATTTGGGATTTCCAATTATTCTTTGATGGATGGTGGACCTTTCTAATCATTATACCATGCTTTATCAGTATGATCCAAAGTGGCTTTGGCTTCGGATCCACCTGTGGTTTTATTATAGGTGTGGTATGGTTCCTGTCCTATCATATTAATTTTAACTTTAGTATATGGAGATTAATTATTCCAGGTATTTTGATACTTATAGGTCTTAGAATTATGTTTCAGGGAGCATTCCGTAAGGGGCCTTCCCATTTTAATCAGTCCTTTCAATCGGATGGGAATACAACACAGCAGAATTTTACGGGAGCCGGCAAGACAGAATACAGCGCAATCTTTAGCAGCAATAAAGTTCATGTAACTGATCAATTTGTAGGAACGAATTTGAATGCGATTTTTGGAGCTGTAGTATTAGATCTACGTGATGCGATTATTACTGGGGATATAGAGATCAATGCATCAGCTATTTTTGGCGGAATTGATATCTATCTGCCAGGTGGCTTAAAGGTAAAGACGAATAATGTTCCGATTTTTGGCGGGATCAGCAATAAATATGATCAATCCATGGACCCTAATGCACCGACGGTATATCTAAACTCTACATGTATGTTTGGAGGGATTGATATCAAATGA
- a CDS encoding DUF4097 family beta strand repeat-containing protein — MNSFQRVIKYCATAFAIILAVAIISSIANLVFSIASFGRWRFTPENRNRDNNVNVDFDETFTDVTSLDIQNISGTLRIKTGDSIRVEATDVSDDFTAKVTKNGELVISEDEGGIHFFGFHFSGFGSPNSKITLYLPNDFMADEVKIDTGAGDVTLENLQTDYLYISAGAGNINGYNISASRAKIDGGLGNVKFVNAVLKNADLDNGMGNLEIEGVLFGDSKIDCGIGNVNLKLFGDEKDYYLDIDSGIGTIRLNGSKISAEYKKNKGALNSIEIDGGIGDVTIEIDN, encoded by the coding sequence ATGAATAGCTTTCAAAGAGTAATTAAATATTGTGCAACAGCATTTGCAATAATCCTGGCGGTAGCCATTATATCCTCCATAGCCAATCTGGTTTTTTCTATTGCGTCTTTTGGAAGATGGAGGTTTACTCCTGAGAACAGGAACCGCGACAATAATGTGAATGTGGATTTTGATGAAACCTTTACCGACGTTACTAGCTTGGATATCCAGAATATATCCGGAACGTTAAGGATTAAGACCGGAGATTCAATTAGAGTGGAAGCAACAGACGTATCCGATGATTTTACTGCAAAGGTAACTAAGAATGGAGAATTAGTAATATCTGAGGATGAAGGTGGCATCCATTTCTTTGGTTTCCATTTTAGCGGTTTTGGTAGTCCGAATTCCAAGATAACCTTATATCTACCCAATGATTTTATGGCTGATGAGGTTAAAATAGATACCGGGGCAGGGGATGTAACCTTGGAAAACCTGCAGACAGATTACCTGTATATTTCAGCAGGAGCAGGGAATATCAATGGTTATAATATATCAGCCAGTCGTGCCAAGATTGATGGTGGTTTAGGGAATGTTAAGTTTGTGAATGCGGTTCTGAAGAATGCCGATTTGGATAATGGTATGGGCAATCTTGAGATCGAAGGAGTATTATTCGGTGACTCAAAGATTGATTGTGGTATAGGTAATGTGAATTTAAAGCTATTCGGTGATGAAAAAGATTACTATCTGGATATTGATTCCGGTATAGGTACCATACGTCTGAACGGAAGTAAGATCTCTGCGGAGTATAAAAAGAACAAGGGAGCCCTTAATTCCATTGAAATTGATGGAGGTATAGGGGATGTTACTATTGAAATTGACAATTGA
- a CDS encoding D-alanyl-D-alanine carboxypeptidase family protein produces MNKKSLLGLLFFTCIIMIGLYIGADYMVRHSSSETTKDKSYALEEGSTKEDNINDSTDDVTVDDQAQQLIEDENDAYKEILAKAADNILAQESQQLDNSVNDMALNPAIDSVTQESWLTNEGEEALSADSTKGDVLSATADNVSEPQLIYNAKDVDYMSYIPELIIDSELEQTLDISNPDISIDAKAAILFDADTKEVLYHKNPVEAVFPASTIKLLTSLVALDWCDEEEQVTIGDEITMIASDSTRAYLKEGEILTIRDLMAAMLLPSGNDAAYAVATYVGRKSLDNMEATKEEAVIEFVRLMNKKAAALGVKNSCFKTPDGYDAIGQYTTAYDMGLIGIAAAQNDTITEISCQSSSRNIFVSGEDVTWTNTNKLIKQYSGQFYSHAVGLKTGTSTIAGRCIVAAAECDGKKVVCAVMDSTSTGRWEDAIALLKYGLEKE; encoded by the coding sequence ATGAATAAAAAGAGCTTGCTTGGGTTGCTTTTTTTTACCTGTATCATTATGATCGGGCTTTATATCGGAGCAGATTATATGGTCCGTCATAGCAGTAGCGAGACCACAAAGGATAAAAGCTACGCATTGGAGGAAGGATCTACTAAGGAAGATAATATAAATGATTCGACTGATGATGTGACAGTGGACGATCAGGCCCAACAGCTAATAGAAGATGAAAATGATGCCTATAAAGAAATACTCGCGAAAGCGGCAGACAATATTCTTGCACAAGAAAGCCAGCAATTGGATAATTCAGTTAATGATATGGCGCTGAATCCTGCGATTGATAGTGTTACTCAGGAGTCTTGGTTAACAAATGAGGGAGAGGAAGCTTTATCCGCAGATTCAACGAAGGGAGACGTCCTAAGCGCTACTGCTGACAACGTATCAGAGCCTCAATTAATATATAATGCTAAGGATGTAGATTATATGTCCTATATTCCGGAGCTAATAATTGATAGCGAGCTGGAACAAACCCTCGATATTAGCAATCCGGACATTAGCATAGATGCAAAGGCAGCAATTCTGTTCGATGCAGACACAAAGGAAGTATTGTATCATAAGAACCCTGTTGAAGCAGTATTTCCGGCAAGCACTATAAAGCTTTTGACCTCGCTCGTCGCTCTTGACTGGTGTGATGAGGAGGAACAGGTTACCATTGGTGATGAGATTACAATGATCGCATCTGATTCAACACGTGCCTATCTGAAGGAGGGGGAGATACTCACCATTCGTGATTTAATGGCAGCCATGCTACTACCCTCTGGAAATGATGCGGCGTATGCCGTTGCTACTTATGTAGGACGAAAGTCACTTGATAACATGGAGGCTACAAAGGAGGAGGCGGTCATTGAGTTTGTAAGGCTGATGAACAAGAAGGCGGCAGCACTTGGAGTAAAGAATTCCTGCTTTAAGACACCCGACGGTTATGATGCCATTGGTCAGTATACAACGGCCTATGATATGGGACTGATTGGGATAGCAGCCGCGCAGAATGATACCATTACGGAGATCAGCTGTCAAAGTAGCTCCAGAAATATATTTGTCAGTGGAGAGGATGTTACCTGGACGAATACCAATAAGCTAATCAAGCAGTACAGTGGTCAGTTTTATTCCCATGCAGTGGGACTAAAGACCGGAACTAGTACGATTGCCGGTCGATGTATTGTTGCCGCAGCAGAATGTGATGGCAAAAAAGTAGTATGTGCTGTCATGGATTCTACTTCAACCGGTAGGTGGGAGGATGCGATTGCACTATTGAAATATGGACTTGAGAAGGAATAG
- a CDS encoding CPBP family intramembrane glutamic endopeptidase, translating into MDQNNIEMIDTELYDQSSDQNYEYDMEQGIDPKKVITRVGLALFAMGFVSQLFQVVINTILTRFLPEVPETNWYIWLLTSVTIIGIGLPVFYLLVRKIPDSPKGEKVKLKISHFLGIFLVCAGAMYLSNLFGTIINFLISLLKGDDIANPALDAMSNNNFAITFLYVALIAPIVEEIIFRKLLLEKLRRFGDIPAMLLSGIAFGLYHMNLAQFVYASVLGIIFAYVVLKTNTIKYTIVLHMMINAMGTSFLPLVSDQNYIAIILMPIWVFTAIIVGILLFVLNRKQIVFHKSSYPIQKSVYILNAGTILFSLFCIIIIVAVTIWG; encoded by the coding sequence TTGGATCAGAATAACATAGAAATGATAGATACCGAACTCTATGATCAGAGTTCGGATCAAAATTATGAATATGATATGGAACAAGGTATTGATCCCAAGAAGGTGATTACACGGGTTGGACTTGCGTTGTTTGCTATGGGCTTTGTATCCCAGCTGTTCCAGGTTGTGATCAATACCATTTTAACCAGATTCCTGCCTGAAGTCCCAGAGACGAACTGGTATATATGGTTACTGACGTCTGTAACAATAATCGGAATTGGTCTTCCTGTTTTCTACCTCTTGGTCAGGAAAATCCCTGATTCTCCGAAAGGAGAAAAAGTGAAATTAAAGATATCTCATTTTCTGGGGATTTTTCTCGTCTGTGCAGGAGCGATGTATTTATCAAATCTCTTTGGAACGATAATTAACTTCTTAATATCCCTGTTAAAGGGCGATGATATTGCCAATCCTGCATTGGATGCCATGTCAAATAATAATTTTGCCATAACCTTTCTTTATGTGGCACTAATTGCACCTATTGTAGAAGAGATTATATTCAGAAAGCTTTTGTTGGAGAAGCTTCGTAGATTTGGTGATATACCGGCAATGCTGTTATCCGGAATAGCATTTGGATTGTATCATATGAATTTAGCTCAGTTTGTCTATGCTTCAGTATTGGGTATCATCTTCGCCTATGTGGTGCTTAAAACGAATACCATTAAGTATACCATCGTACTACATATGATGATAAATGCTATGGGAACCAGCTTTCTGCCATTGGTATCAGATCAGAATTACATCGCCATTATATTAATGCCAATATGGGTATTCACCGCAATCATAGTAGGCATATTACTGTTTGTTTTAAACAGGAAACAGATTGTATTTCATAAGTCTTCTTATCCGATTCAAAAATCAGTCTATATCCTAAATGCCGGTACCATATTATTCTCATTATTCTGTATAATCATTATAGTTGCAGTAACAATATGGGGATAG
- a CDS encoding iron-containing alcohol dehydrogenase gives MNNFTFYSPTYFVFGKDTEKEAGHYVKRFGGSKVLIHYGGGSVVRSGLLDRVKNSLQQESVPFIELGGVQPNPRSGLVYQGIELCRKEGVDFILAVGGGSAIDSAKAIAAGARYEGDFWDFYEGKPVTDALKVGTVLTIAAAGSEGSGDSVITKEEGMLKRGAGGEALRPVFSILNPELTQTLPAYQTAAGATDIMAHVFERYFTNTKEVEITDRLCEAVLLTMIKEVPRVIADPNNYEARANIMWAGMVAHNNLVGVGRDQDWSSHGIEHELSALYDVAHGAGLAVIFPAWMTYVMKHDVNRFAQLAVRVWGCQMNFMNPEETALEGIERLKQFLSSIGMPINFRELGAKEEDIPLMVEKLGLGETGTMGNFVKLTGKDVEQIYRLAL, from the coding sequence ATGAATAATTTTACTTTCTATAGCCCTACCTACTTTGTGTTCGGGAAAGATACTGAGAAGGAAGCAGGGCATTATGTGAAGCGTTTTGGGGGAAGCAAGGTATTAATCCATTATGGTGGAGGCTCAGTTGTACGCTCCGGATTACTTGATCGTGTTAAGAACTCACTACAGCAGGAAAGCGTCCCATTTATAGAACTTGGCGGGGTACAACCGAACCCAAGAAGTGGTCTTGTATATCAGGGAATCGAGCTTTGCCGTAAGGAAGGAGTAGACTTTATTCTTGCAGTAGGAGGAGGTAGTGCTATCGACTCCGCGAAGGCAATTGCTGCAGGTGCAAGATATGAGGGAGATTTTTGGGATTTCTATGAAGGGAAACCAGTTACAGATGCTTTGAAGGTTGGAACAGTGCTTACCATTGCGGCCGCCGGAAGTGAAGGCTCCGGTGATTCCGTTATCACGAAGGAAGAGGGTATGCTAAAAAGAGGAGCCGGAGGGGAAGCTTTAAGACCGGTATTCTCCATCCTAAATCCGGAACTTACACAGACCTTACCCGCATATCAGACAGCTGCCGGAGCTACTGATATTATGGCACATGTATTTGAACGATATTTTACCAATACGAAGGAGGTCGAGATTACCGACCGTCTATGTGAAGCCGTTCTTCTAACCATGATTAAGGAAGTGCCTAGGGTAATAGCCGATCCCAATAATTATGAGGCAAGAGCCAATATAATGTGGGCCGGAATGGTTGCACATAATAATCTGGTTGGTGTCGGAAGAGATCAGGACTGGTCAAGTCATGGCATAGAGCATGAATTATCCGCATTATACGATGTAGCCCATGGAGCAGGACTGGCAGTTATTTTCCCGGCATGGATGACCTATGTGATGAAACATGACGTAAATCGGTTTGCACAGTTGGCGGTAAGAGTCTGGGGATGTCAAATGAATTTCATGAATCCGGAAGAGACGGCTCTGGAAGGAATAGAACGTCTAAAGCAATTTTTATCTTCCATTGGTATGCCAATCAATTTCAGAGAGCTGGGAGCGAAGGAAGAGGATATTCCATTAATGGTTGAAAAGCTTGGACTGGGTGAAACCGGTACTATGGGTAACTTTGTAAAACTCACAGGCAAGGACGTAGAGCAGATCTACCGCCTTGCATTATAG
- a CDS encoding glycerophosphodiester phosphodiesterase, with the protein MKNFVKNRKKKLISSNRSLLLLNILFYIAFILFLLPLFNQGLARVMHLSGLSYLTTQNIASFLLAPHTLLFLLITIIVIILFFYIKLTLIIHYCHIDDRLNRSNVFLIIVSGIYNAIKQLVKGNFGLLLFTGPFYILNLFSVLICVVFQTSFELSGGRNDELFIQGLITAFLLLISLIAYRGIFTAHYCINENLSFSEAFERSKALLKGRNTKTILRLLLVDLILAVCYFIVYYAVLIITAVIIYLFWDKSIVISLFLSTYQKLGVYSTLVYGMIAFIININVISTMYHNYRAEQKNMEALSGNTIVLPQKYEQVKKHPYLVTFLLIITFSFGLINFFLSLRDDTLFIMEEAFTPIEISSHRGNSHVAPENTIPALENAIVALSDSAEIDVQLTKDGVPVLFHDKTLWRIAGINKYISDMTYEELSQLDVGVWFSPQFADTRIPTLEEAMEYCKGKINLNIEIKVHNNSHELTQKLVELIHKYDYEYQCVVSSSDYNALVMIKRLNDKIKTGYILSGAYGNFYNRENIDFFSIRSGFVTKNVVDGAHEAGKEVHVWTVNAPVEIERMKSIGVDCIITDNPTLAKEIIYRDDTNATIIAFMRQMLRKRSLYRLVNFLNQ; encoded by the coding sequence ATGAAGAATTTTGTAAAAAATAGAAAGAAGAAGTTAATATCAAGTAATCGTTCCTTATTACTATTAAATATCTTGTTCTATATCGCCTTTATTCTGTTTCTTCTGCCTCTTTTCAATCAAGGATTAGCACGTGTAATGCACTTGTCCGGTCTAAGTTATTTAACCACGCAGAATATTGCTTCCTTTTTGCTAGCTCCTCATACCCTATTGTTTCTTCTGATTACCATCATTGTCATAATCCTGTTTTTCTATATAAAATTAACGCTAATCATTCATTATTGTCATATTGATGATAGACTGAACAGGTCCAATGTATTCCTTATTATTGTATCCGGAATCTATAATGCGATTAAGCAATTAGTGAAGGGTAATTTCGGATTATTACTTTTTACCGGACCTTTTTATATCCTCAATTTGTTTTCCGTACTAATCTGTGTCGTTTTCCAAACGAGTTTTGAATTATCCGGAGGCAGGAATGATGAACTCTTTATTCAGGGGCTGATTACTGCATTTCTATTATTAATCAGCCTAATTGCCTATCGAGGCATCTTTACTGCTCATTATTGCATTAACGAGAATCTATCTTTTTCAGAAGCATTTGAACGTTCGAAAGCATTGTTAAAGGGGCGCAATACCAAAACCATTCTTCGTCTTCTTCTGGTAGATCTCATTCTGGCTGTATGCTACTTTATCGTATATTATGCAGTATTGATAATCACGGCTGTTATTATTTATCTTTTCTGGGATAAGTCAATCGTGATTTCTCTCTTTCTCTCAACATATCAAAAGCTTGGTGTATATTCTACGCTGGTATATGGAATGATCGCATTTATCATCAATATCAATGTGATATCAACAATGTACCATAACTACCGGGCAGAACAGAAGAACATGGAAGCCTTGTCGGGCAATACCATTGTGCTTCCACAAAAGTATGAACAGGTAAAAAAGCATCCGTATCTTGTTACCTTTCTTCTCATTATTACCTTCTCCTTCGGACTTATTAACTTCTTTTTAAGTCTCAGAGATGATACCCTTTTTATCATGGAAGAAGCATTTACTCCCATCGAAATTTCTTCCCATCGTGGGAATTCTCATGTAGCCCCGGAGAACACAATTCCGGCACTTGAGAATGCAATTGTCGCTCTCTCGGATAGCGCAGAGATTGATGTTCAGTTGACGAAGGATGGCGTTCCGGTTCTATTCCACGATAAAACCCTATGGAGAATTGCAGGAATAAACAAGTACATATCCGATATGACCTATGAAGAACTATCTCAGTTGGATGTGGGTGTATGGTTTAGTCCCCAATTTGCAGATACGAGAATACCCACTCTGGAAGAGGCGATGGAATACTGTAAAGGCAAGATTAACCTGAATATCGAGATTAAAGTACATAACAACTCGCACGAATTAACACAGAAGCTTGTAGAACTAATTCATAAATATGATTATGAATATCAGTGCGTTGTTTCCTCCTCGGATTATAATGCTCTGGTAATGATCAAAAGATTAAATGATAAAATTAAGACAGGGTATATCCTGTCCGGTGCATATGGGAACTTCTATAATCGGGAGAATATCGACTTTTTCAGCATCCGATCCGGATTTGTTACTAAAAATGTAGTAGATGGTGCTCATGAAGCCGGAAAAGAGGTTCATGTATGGACGGTAAACGCTCCGGTAGAGATAGAACGAATGAAATCCATCGGTGTGGACTGTATCATCACAGACAACCCAACTCTGGCTAAGGAAATCATTTATCGGGACGATACCAATGCTACCATAATTGCATTTATGCGACAAATGCTTCGTAAACGCAGTCTATACCGCCTTGTCAACTTTCTGAATCAATAA